A DNA window from Kitasatospora atroaurantiaca contains the following coding sequences:
- a CDS encoding DUF6350 family protein: MTQLMGRPILGLPGELGARSVLADLLTGVRAALFTFAAIAVPVLALWVVTPYADDTAAGAGRVACSLWLLGHGAPLTRGATAAPVTVTPLLPALLTAVLLYRAGARIGRRGHRHWRAPVAVCAGYLAVATAAVAQCATEGVLRARPLPDLIAVAALAAASLAAGLWSATGPWPLPLGRFAGRVPEVPDWARPVGAGPVVRRAAGAGGLALVAAGGLVLAVAAVLGAGAAGRSAEALGGGAAGFVGLLLACAVLLPNAVLWAAAYALGPGFAVGTGTAVAPTGTRLGALPDLPLFALLPEPSGVGWQLLACALPPAAGVVPALLLGRAAMGEQAAPEGRPAWHPAATCLAALGSSLLAGAGAAPAAWLAGGALAAGRMSALGPVPWQAGLATAGWLAAVTVPGALLTRWWLTRAGTPSWWEQLAALTNRRTARTRAALHRTLTWAADLPSPLARWRSRD; encoded by the coding sequence ATGACGCAGCTGATGGGCCGTCCGATCCTGGGCCTGCCGGGCGAACTGGGCGCCCGCTCGGTACTCGCCGACCTGCTCACCGGCGTACGGGCGGCGCTGTTCACCTTCGCCGCGATCGCCGTCCCGGTGCTCGCCCTCTGGGTGGTCACCCCGTACGCGGATGACACCGCCGCCGGAGCCGGCCGGGTCGCCTGCTCCCTCTGGCTGCTGGGCCACGGCGCGCCGCTCACCAGGGGCGCGACGGCAGCGCCGGTGACCGTCACACCGCTGCTCCCCGCCCTGCTCACCGCCGTGCTGCTGTACCGCGCGGGAGCCCGGATCGGACGGCGCGGGCACCGCCACTGGCGCGCGCCGGTGGCCGTGTGCGCCGGTTATCTGGCCGTCGCGACGGCTGCGGTGGCCCAGTGCGCGACCGAAGGCGTGCTGCGGGCCAGGCCGCTGCCCGACCTGATCGCCGTCGCCGCACTGGCGGCCGCCTCGCTCGCCGCGGGCCTCTGGTCGGCGACCGGCCCCTGGCCGCTGCCGCTGGGCCGCTTCGCCGGGCGGGTGCCCGAGGTACCCGACTGGGCCAGGCCGGTGGGCGCAGGCCCGGTCGTACGGCGTGCCGCCGGGGCCGGGGGGCTCGCTCTGGTGGCGGCGGGCGGGCTGGTGCTGGCTGTCGCCGCGGTGCTGGGGGCGGGCGCGGCCGGGCGCTCCGCCGAGGCTCTGGGCGGTGGTGCGGCGGGCTTCGTGGGGCTGCTGCTGGCTTGCGCCGTACTGCTCCCCAACGCCGTCCTGTGGGCGGCGGCGTACGCGCTCGGGCCCGGCTTCGCGGTCGGCACGGGCACGGCGGTCGCGCCGACCGGGACACGGCTGGGGGCGCTGCCCGACTTGCCGCTGTTCGCCCTGCTGCCCGAGCCGAGCGGCGTGGGGTGGCAGCTGCTGGCCTGCGCACTTCCGCCCGCGGCGGGCGTGGTGCCGGCCCTTCTGCTCGGCAGGGCGGCCATGGGGGAGCAGGCGGCACCGGAGGGCCGGCCCGCGTGGCACCCGGCGGCGACCTGCCTGGCGGCGCTCGGCAGTTCACTGCTGGCCGGCGCCGGGGCCGCACCGGCCGCCTGGCTGGCCGGTGGGGCGCTGGCGGCAGGCCGGATGTCCGCGCTCGGCCCGGTGCCCTGGCAGGCCGGGCTCGCGACCGCCGGCTGGCTGGCGGCGGTCACCGTACCGGGCGCTCTGCTGACCCGCTGGTGGCTCACCCGCGCCGGAACGCCCTCCTGGTGGGAACAGCTCGCAGCCCTGACGAACCGTCGGACCGCCCGTACCCGCGCGGCCCTGCACCGCACCCTGACCTGGGCGGCCGACCTCCCCTCGCCCCTCGCCCGGTGGCGCAGCCGGGACTGA
- a CDS encoding sigma factor-like helix-turn-helix DNA-binding protein, with amino-acid sequence MTAPTTPSAPAVPAAARTHPGAARLLRLLTPREARALARLAAGEDIPAIAAALGVAPGTARVHLHRAMRKLGVRTREEAVAVAAAASPVPEAVTAPRPATFEALCTAAHTRLVQQTFLLTASRHRAVHSVRLALSAASRRWREVSALPDPEAWVRAYAFETALAPWHRGGPRRARSRQLPRRRIKVRPAGQDREPRPGRLRSRDKSLLKALRRLSRRRRRALVLHDSLGLSAAEVAAEMESSTAAAEGRVRAGRAGLARSVPELVGPDPWAPDFGERLGGLLYEAAVQRCPAPRQPSPLLLKVRGRVRSGLVTGAAALMVLVMGAAIVSTLAGNGPSTLFRPPAPAPPPLCSGVHTGSAGPAAPGLQAGLRSPWCGTTPGHPAQLVAPPPPHAARGAATGGR; translated from the coding sequence GTGACCGCACCCACCACGCCGAGTGCACCGGCCGTACCCGCAGCGGCGCGGACGCACCCCGGCGCCGCCCGGCTGCTCCGGCTGCTGACACCCCGTGAGGCCCGGGCCCTCGCCCGGCTCGCGGCGGGCGAGGACATCCCGGCCATCGCGGCGGCACTCGGCGTCGCACCCGGCACCGCCCGCGTCCACCTGCACCGGGCGATGCGGAAGCTGGGCGTACGCACCCGCGAGGAGGCCGTGGCGGTCGCGGCGGCGGCCTCGCCCGTACCGGAGGCCGTCACCGCACCGCGGCCCGCCACCTTCGAGGCGCTCTGCACCGCCGCTCACACCCGCCTGGTGCAGCAGACCTTTCTGCTCACCGCCTCCCGCCACCGCGCCGTGCACTCCGTACGCCTGGCGCTGTCGGCCGCGTCGCGCCGCTGGCGCGAGGTGTCCGCGCTGCCCGACCCGGAGGCCTGGGTCCGGGCGTACGCCTTCGAGACCGCGCTGGCCCCGTGGCATCGCGGCGGGCCCCGGCGAGCGCGGTCTCGGCAGCTGCCGCGCCGCCGGATCAAGGTCCGGCCGGCGGGCCAGGACCGGGAGCCGCGCCCGGGTCGCCTGAGGTCGCGCGACAAGTCCCTGCTCAAGGCCCTGCGGCGGCTCTCGCGCCGACGGCGCCGGGCGCTGGTCCTGCACGACTCCCTCGGCCTGTCGGCCGCCGAGGTGGCGGCGGAGATGGAGTCGAGCACGGCGGCGGCCGAGGGCCGGGTACGGGCGGGCCGGGCGGGGCTGGCCCGTTCGGTGCCGGAGCTGGTGGGGCCGGACCCGTGGGCGCCGGACTTCGGCGAGCGCCTCGGCGGTCTGCTGTACGAGGCGGCGGTGCAGCGCTGCCCGGCGCCGCGGCAGCCGTCTCCGCTGCTGCTGAAGGTGCGCGGCCGGGTGCGCTCCGGTCTGGTCACGGGGGCGGCCGCGCTGATGGTCCTGGTGATGGGAGCGGCGATCGTGAGCACCCTGGCGGGCAACGGCCCGTCGACTCTGTTCCGCCCGCCCGCGCCGGCACCGCCGCCGCTCTGCTCGGGGGTGCACACCGGCAGCGCGGGCCCGGCGGCGCCGGGGCTCCAGGCCGGCCTACGGAGCCCCTGGTGCGGCACCACCCCCGGGCATCCGGCCCAGCTGGTGGCGCCGCCTCCACCTCACGCGGCTCGCGGGGCGGCCACCGGGGGCCGCTGA
- the sucD gene encoding succinate--CoA ligase subunit alpha: MAIFLTKDSKVIVQGMTGSEGMKHTRRMLASGTQIVGGVNPRKAGTTVDVDGTEVPVFGTVAEAMKETGADVTVIFVPPKFTKDAVVEAIDAEIGLAVVITEGVPVHDSAAFWAYAGSKGNKTRIIGPNCPGLISPGQSNAGIIPADITTTGPIGLVSKSGTLTYQLMYELRDLGFSSAVGIGGDPVIGTTHIDALAAFEADPETKIIVMIGEIGGDAEERAAAYIAEHVTKPVVGYVAGFTAPEGKTMGHAGAIVSGSSGTAQAKKEALEAAGVKVGKTPSETARLARELISK, encoded by the coding sequence ATGGCTATCTTCCTTACCAAGGACAGCAAGGTCATCGTCCAGGGCATGACCGGCTCCGAGGGCATGAAGCACACCCGCCGCATGCTCGCCTCGGGCACCCAGATCGTCGGCGGCGTGAACCCGCGCAAGGCCGGCACCACGGTTGACGTCGACGGCACCGAGGTGCCCGTCTTCGGCACCGTCGCCGAGGCCATGAAGGAGACCGGTGCCGATGTCACCGTCATCTTCGTGCCGCCGAAGTTCACCAAGGACGCCGTCGTCGAGGCGATCGACGCGGAGATCGGCCTCGCGGTCGTCATCACCGAGGGTGTCCCGGTCCACGACTCGGCCGCCTTCTGGGCGTACGCCGGTTCGAAGGGCAACAAGACCCGGATCATCGGCCCGAACTGCCCCGGCCTGATCTCCCCCGGACAGTCCAACGCGGGCATCATCCCGGCGGACATCACCACCACCGGCCCGATCGGTCTGGTGTCCAAGTCGGGCACCCTGACCTACCAGCTCATGTACGAGCTGCGTGACCTCGGCTTCTCCTCGGCCGTGGGCATCGGTGGCGACCCGGTCATCGGCACCACCCACATCGACGCCCTCGCGGCGTTCGAGGCGGACCCGGAGACCAAGATCATCGTCATGATCGGTGAGATCGGCGGCGACGCCGAGGAGCGTGCCGCGGCCTACATCGCCGAGCACGTCACCAAGCCGGTCGTCGGCTACGTCGCGGGCTTCACCGCCCCCGAGGGCAAGACCATGGGCCACGCCGGCGCCATCGTCTCCGGCTCCTCGGGCACCGCGCAGGCGAAGAAGGAGGCCCTCGAGGCCGCCGGTGTCAAGGTCGGCAAGACGCCGTCCGAGACCGCCCGCCTGGCGCGTGAGCTGATCAGCAAGTAA
- the sucC gene encoding ADP-forming succinate--CoA ligase subunit beta has translation MDLFEYQARDLFAKHGVPVLDGEVIETPEAAREIAERFGGRAVVKAQVKVGGRGKAGGVKLASDPEDAVAKSAAILGMDIKGHTVHKVMLASTADIKEEYYVSFLLDRTNRTFLAMASVEGGVEIEVVAEENPDALAKISVDANEGCTPEKAAEIVAAAKFPADIADQVADVLQKLWKVFIAEDALLVEVNPLIKSGDGKIIALDGKVSLDENAEFRQPHHAELEDKAAANPLEAAAKAKGLNYVKLEGEVGIIGNGAGLVMSTLDVVAYAGENHGGVKPANFLDIGGGASAEVMANGLEIILGDTDVKSVFVNVFGGITACDAVANGIVQALALLEEKGEAVTKPLVVRLDGNNAELGRKILTDANHPLVEQVDTMDGAAERAAELANAK, from the coding sequence GTGGACCTGTTCGAGTACCAGGCGAGGGACCTCTTCGCCAAGCACGGCGTGCCCGTGCTTGACGGCGAGGTCATCGAGACCCCCGAAGCCGCACGCGAGATCGCGGAGCGCTTCGGCGGCCGCGCAGTCGTCAAGGCCCAGGTGAAGGTCGGTGGGCGAGGCAAGGCCGGTGGCGTCAAGCTCGCCTCGGACCCCGAGGACGCCGTTGCCAAGTCCGCCGCGATCCTCGGCATGGACATCAAGGGCCACACCGTTCACAAGGTGATGCTGGCCAGCACTGCGGACATCAAGGAGGAGTACTACGTCTCCTTCCTGCTGGACCGCACCAACCGCACCTTCCTGGCCATGGCCAGCGTCGAGGGCGGCGTGGAGATCGAGGTCGTCGCCGAGGAGAACCCGGACGCGCTGGCCAAGATCTCCGTCGACGCCAACGAGGGTTGCACCCCCGAGAAGGCCGCCGAGATCGTCGCCGCCGCGAAGTTCCCGGCCGACATCGCCGACCAGGTTGCCGACGTTCTGCAGAAGCTGTGGAAGGTCTTCATCGCCGAGGACGCGCTCCTCGTCGAGGTCAACCCGCTGATCAAGTCCGGCGACGGCAAGATCATCGCGCTCGACGGCAAGGTCTCCCTGGACGAGAACGCCGAGTTCCGTCAGCCGCACCACGCCGAGCTCGAGGACAAGGCCGCGGCCAACCCCCTCGAGGCGGCGGCGAAGGCCAAGGGCCTCAACTACGTCAAGCTCGAGGGCGAGGTCGGCATCATCGGCAACGGCGCGGGTCTCGTCATGAGCACCCTCGACGTGGTCGCCTACGCCGGTGAGAACCACGGTGGCGTCAAGCCCGCCAACTTCCTCGACATCGGTGGCGGTGCCTCCGCCGAGGTGATGGCGAACGGCCTGGAGATCATCCTGGGCGACACCGACGTCAAGTCGGTCTTCGTCAACGTCTTCGGTGGCATCACCGCGTGTGACGCGGTCGCCAACGGCATCGTGCAGGCGCTCGCGCTGCTCGAGGAGAAGGGCGAGGCGGTCACCAAGCCGCTCGTCGTCCGCCTCGACGGCAACAACGCCGAGCTGGGTCGCAAGATCCTGACCGACGCCAACCACCCGCTCGTCGAGCAGGTGGACACCATGGACGGCGCCGCTGAGCGCGCCGCCGAGCTGGCCAACGCCAAGTAA
- a CDS encoding VWA domain-containing protein gives MTTTQGLASSTAAAGPAADPAADPATDPAAERLRRWRLVLGGEADGTGCKLTGRDAAMDGALAALYRGAGDNGTAGRSASRSAGLGGSAPQVARWLGDIREYFPTSVVQLMQQDAISRLGLDRLLLEPEMLEAVEPDVHLVGTLLSLKHALPETTRETARAVVGKVVAELERRLADRTRATLGGALDRSAKVNRPRHRDIDWDRTIRANLKNYLPEAGPSGQGTIVPERLIGYARAQRAVKKDVILCIDQSGSMAPSVVHSAVFGAVLASMKSLDTRLVVFDTSVVDLTEQLSDPVDVLFATQLGGGTDINRALAYCQSKITRPSETIVVLISDLYEGGIRNEMLKRVAAMKAAGVQFIALLALSDEGAPAYDHSHAAALAALGAPAFACTPDAFPDIMAAAIEKRPLPVPQEKG, from the coding sequence ATGACCACCACTCAGGGCCTGGCATCCTCCACGGCGGCCGCCGGTCCCGCCGCAGACCCCGCCGCCGACCCTGCAACGGACCCCGCCGCCGAGCGGCTGCGCCGCTGGCGGCTCGTGCTCGGCGGCGAGGCGGACGGCACCGGCTGCAAGCTCACCGGCCGGGACGCCGCCATGGACGGCGCACTGGCCGCCCTCTACCGGGGGGCGGGCGACAACGGCACGGCCGGCCGCTCGGCCTCCCGCAGCGCCGGGCTGGGCGGCTCGGCTCCCCAGGTGGCCCGCTGGCTGGGAGACATCCGGGAGTACTTCCCGACCTCCGTGGTCCAGCTGATGCAGCAGGACGCGATCTCCCGTCTCGGCCTGGACCGCCTGCTCCTGGAGCCGGAGATGCTCGAGGCCGTCGAGCCGGACGTCCACCTGGTCGGCACGCTGCTCTCCCTCAAGCACGCGCTGCCGGAGACCACCCGGGAGACGGCCAGGGCGGTGGTCGGCAAGGTGGTCGCCGAGCTGGAGCGCCGGCTCGCCGACCGCACCCGCGCGACCCTGGGCGGCGCGCTCGACCGCAGCGCCAAGGTGAACCGCCCGCGCCACCGCGACATCGACTGGGACCGCACCATCCGGGCCAACCTCAAGAACTACCTGCCCGAGGCGGGGCCGAGCGGGCAGGGCACGATCGTCCCCGAGCGTCTGATCGGCTACGCCCGCGCCCAGCGAGCGGTGAAGAAGGACGTCATCCTCTGCATCGACCAGTCCGGCTCGATGGCCCCCTCCGTCGTCCACTCGGCCGTCTTCGGGGCCGTGCTGGCCTCGATGAAGAGCCTGGACACCCGCCTGGTGGTCTTCGACACCTCGGTGGTCGACCTGACCGAGCAGCTGAGCGACCCGGTGGACGTCCTGTTCGCCACGCAGCTCGGCGGCGGCACCGACATCAACCGTGCGCTGGCGTACTGCCAGTCGAAGATCACCCGGCCGTCCGAGACCATCGTGGTGCTGATCAGCGACCTCTACGAGGGCGGCATCCGGAACGAGATGCTCAAGCGGGTCGCGGCGATGAAGGCGGCGGGGGTCCAGTTCATCGCCCTGCTCGCGCTCTCCGACGAGGGCGCCCCGGCGTACGACCACTCCCACGCGGCCGCACTGGCCGCACTCGGCGCGCCGGCCTTCGCCTGCACCCCGGACGCCTTCCCCGACATCATGGCCGCCGCGATCGAGAAGCGTCCGCTGCCGGTGCCGCAGGAGAAGGGGTAG
- a CDS encoding DUF5682 family protein codes for MSAEVTLLGVRHHGPGSARAVAAALEQLRPDVVLIEGPPEADQIIALAGEKDMVPPVALLAHAVDDPAKAAFWPFAVFSPEWVAVRHAVERDIPVHFIDLPAAHTFALAASPEEAASLVPADSPEEAVSPAPAGSPEEGVPGGTSSEGESVQDPIGALAEAAGHDDAERWWEDVIEHRMPGADALAPFTAVAEAMTALREHGATGRRDELREAYMRQQIRAARRAGHGRIAVVCGAWHVPALQTMPTVAHDRALLATLPKKLRTEITWVPWTHRRLSQHTGYGAGIDSPGWYHHLFSTDVTTDADPLARWMTRVAELLRSEDHPVSSAHVIEAVRLAGTLAVMRGRPLAGLTETLDAVRSVMCDGSDVALALVHDRLVIGDALGEVPDSAPAVPLQRDLARLQRSLRLKPDPEERELDLDLRKELDSARSLLLQRLRLLGIGWGRPSRSAVNSTGTFRESWRLRWEPEFAVRIVEAAQWGTTVEDAATGKAVEKAAKAEVLAQLTKLVERCLLAGLPAALPAVMRALADRAALDTDVAELAEALPALVRALRYGDVRGTDSSALDGVARGIAERICVGLPPACTGLDAEGAAAMRAHVDGVHAAIGLLEQDTAGTPDSLASRWVATLQSLARREPSAGPATGVPGLLRGRAVRLLLDDGRLDSDEAGRRMGLVLSAANAPADAAGWVEGFLSGGGALLLHDTRLLGLLDEWLTGVPWEVFTDVLPLLRRTFSGLEAGVRRTVGERVAAGPLGTPATPAAASATDIDPVRADAALPTLALLLGLPTPVLAAGGPRMPRIPRQTDRRSAT; via the coding sequence ATGAGCGCTGAGGTGACCCTGCTGGGTGTGCGCCACCACGGGCCGGGCTCGGCCCGGGCGGTTGCCGCCGCACTCGAGCAGCTGCGGCCGGACGTGGTGCTGATCGAGGGCCCGCCCGAGGCCGACCAGATCATCGCGCTGGCGGGCGAGAAGGACATGGTGCCGCCGGTCGCGCTGCTCGCCCACGCGGTGGACGACCCGGCCAAGGCGGCGTTCTGGCCCTTCGCGGTCTTCTCCCCGGAGTGGGTGGCCGTCCGGCACGCGGTGGAGCGGGACATCCCCGTGCACTTCATCGACCTGCCGGCGGCGCACACCTTCGCGCTGGCCGCTTCGCCGGAGGAGGCAGCCTCGCTCGTTCCGGCCGACTCGCCGGAGGAAGCCGTCTCGCCCGCGCCGGCCGGCTCGCCGGAGGAGGGAGTGCCGGGGGGCACTTCCTCCGAAGGCGAGTCGGTCCAGGATCCGATCGGAGCCCTCGCCGAGGCCGCCGGTCACGATGACGCCGAGCGCTGGTGGGAGGACGTGATCGAGCACCGCATGCCCGGCGCCGACGCCCTCGCCCCGTTCACCGCCGTCGCCGAGGCGATGACGGCACTGCGCGAGCACGGCGCCACCGGCCGCCGGGACGAGCTGCGCGAGGCGTACATGCGCCAGCAGATCCGCGCCGCCCGCCGGGCCGGGCACGGGCGGATCGCCGTGGTCTGCGGCGCCTGGCACGTCCCGGCCCTGCAGACCATGCCGACGGTCGCCCACGACCGGGCGCTGCTCGCCACGCTGCCCAAGAAGCTGAGGACCGAGATCACCTGGGTGCCGTGGACGCACCGCAGGCTCTCCCAGCACACCGGTTACGGCGCCGGTATCGACTCGCCCGGGTGGTACCACCACCTGTTCAGCACCGACGTGACCACCGACGCCGATCCGCTGGCGAGGTGGATGACCCGGGTCGCCGAGCTGCTCCGCTCCGAGGACCACCCGGTCTCCTCCGCCCACGTCATCGAGGCCGTCCGGCTGGCCGGCACGCTCGCGGTGATGCGCGGCCGTCCGCTCGCCGGGCTGACCGAGACGCTGGACGCCGTACGGTCCGTCATGTGCGACGGCTCCGACGTCGCCCTCGCTCTGGTGCACGACAGGCTGGTGATCGGCGACGCCCTCGGCGAGGTCCCGGACTCGGCGCCGGCCGTGCCGCTCCAGCGTGACCTCGCCCGGCTCCAGCGCAGTCTGCGCCTCAAGCCGGACCCGGAGGAGCGCGAGCTCGATCTCGACCTCCGCAAGGAGCTGGACTCCGCCCGCTCGCTGCTGCTGCAGCGTCTGCGGCTGCTCGGCATCGGCTGGGGCCGGCCGAGCCGGTCCGCCGTCAACTCCACCGGCACCTTCCGGGAGAGCTGGCGCCTGCGCTGGGAGCCGGAGTTCGCGGTCCGGATCGTCGAGGCCGCCCAGTGGGGCACCACGGTCGAGGACGCGGCGACGGGCAAGGCCGTCGAGAAGGCGGCCAAGGCCGAGGTGCTGGCCCAGCTGACCAAGCTCGTCGAGCGCTGCCTGCTCGCCGGGCTGCCCGCCGCCCTGCCCGCCGTGATGCGGGCGCTCGCCGACCGGGCGGCCCTGGACACCGACGTCGCCGAACTCGCCGAGGCGCTGCCCGCCCTGGTCCGCGCCCTGCGGTACGGAGACGTGCGCGGCACCGACAGCAGCGCGCTGGACGGCGTGGCCCGCGGCATCGCCGAGCGGATCTGCGTCGGCCTTCCGCCCGCCTGCACCGGCCTCGACGCCGAGGGCGCCGCCGCCATGCGGGCCCACGTCGACGGGGTGCACGCCGCGATCGGGCTGTTGGAGCAGGACACCGCGGGCACACCCGACTCGCTGGCAAGCCGCTGGGTGGCGACGCTGCAGTCCCTCGCCCGGCGCGAGCCCTCGGCCGGCCCCGCCACGGGCGTCCCCGGGCTGCTGCGCGGCCGTGCCGTCCGGCTGCTGCTGGACGACGGCCGGCTCGACTCCGACGAGGCCGGGCGGCGGATGGGCCTCGTCCTCTCGGCCGCCAACGCTCCGGCGGACGCCGCGGGCTGGGTCGAGGGCTTCCTCTCCGGCGGCGGTGCGCTGCTGCTCCACGACACCCGGCTGCTCGGCCTGCTCGACGAGTGGCTGACCGGCGTGCCGTGGGAGGTCTTCACCGACGTGCTGCCGCTGCTGCGGCGGACGTTCTCCGGCCTGGAGGCCGGCGTCCGGCGCACGGTCGGCGAACGTGTCGCGGCCGGCCCGCTGGGCACCCCCGCCACACCCGCGGCGGCCTCGGCCACCGACATCGACCCCGTACGCGCCGACGCCGCCCTGCCCACGCTCGCCCTGCTGCTCGGCCTGCCGACGCCCGTCCTCGCGGCCGGCGGCCCCAGGATGCCTCGAATCCCCCGTCAGACCGACCGAAGGAGCGCCACATGA
- a CDS encoding ATP-binding protein, translating into MTTRTSEVLDKSEVLDKGEVLREHAEDAFAAELTALAAQDDRPRPERWALSPWAVATYLLGGELPDGTVITPKYIGPRRIVEVAVTTLATDRALLLLGVPGTAKTWVSEHLAAAISGDSTLLVQGTAGTPEEAVRYGWNYAQLLAHGPSRDALVPSPVMRAMADGKIARVEELTRIPADVQDSLITILSEKTLPIPELGSETQAVRGFNLIATANDRDRGVNELSSALRRRFNTVVLPLPGSLDEEVDIVTRRVNQLGRSLDLPELPGGAEEIRRVVTVFRELRDGITTDGRTKVKTPSGTLSTAEAISVVTNGLALATHFGDGMLRAGDVTTGIVGAVLRDPVADQVVWREYVEGVIRERDGWKDFYRAARENSR; encoded by the coding sequence ATGACCACTCGGACGAGTGAAGTTCTCGACAAGAGCGAGGTACTCGACAAGGGCGAGGTTCTGCGCGAGCACGCCGAGGACGCCTTCGCCGCCGAGCTGACCGCGCTCGCGGCCCAGGACGACCGGCCGCGCCCCGAGCGCTGGGCCCTCTCGCCCTGGGCCGTGGCCACCTACCTGCTGGGGGGCGAGCTGCCCGACGGCACCGTGATCACACCCAAGTACATCGGCCCGCGCCGGATCGTCGAGGTCGCCGTCACGACACTGGCCACCGACCGCGCGCTGCTGCTCCTCGGCGTCCCGGGCACCGCCAAGACCTGGGTCTCCGAGCACCTGGCCGCCGCCATCAGCGGCGACTCCACCCTGCTCGTCCAGGGCACCGCCGGCACCCCCGAGGAGGCCGTCCGGTACGGGTGGAACTACGCCCAGCTGCTCGCCCACGGCCCCAGCCGGGACGCCCTGGTGCCCTCGCCGGTCATGCGGGCGATGGCCGACGGCAAGATCGCCCGGGTCGAGGAGCTGACCCGCATCCCGGCCGACGTCCAGGACAGCCTGATCACCATCCTCTCCGAGAAGACCCTGCCGATCCCCGAGCTCGGCTCGGAGACCCAGGCGGTGCGCGGCTTCAACCTGATCGCCACCGCCAACGACCGCGACCGCGGTGTCAACGAGCTCTCCAGCGCGCTGCGCCGCCGCTTCAACACGGTCGTCCTGCCGCTGCCCGGCTCGCTGGACGAGGAGGTCGACATCGTCACCCGCCGGGTCAACCAGCTCGGCCGCTCGCTCGACCTGCCCGAACTGCCGGGCGGCGCCGAGGAGATCCGCCGCGTCGTCACCGTCTTCCGCGAGCTGCGCGACGGCATCACCACCGACGGCCGGACCAAGGTGAAGACGCCCAGCGGCACGCTCTCCACCGCCGAGGCCATCTCGGTCGTCACCAACGGCCTTGCCCTGGCCACCCACTTCGGCGACGGCATGCTGCGCGCCGGGGACGTCACCACCGGCATCGTCGGCGCCGTGCTCCGCGACCCGGTCGCGGACCAGGTGGTCTGGCGCGAGTACGTCGAGGGCGTGATCCGCGAGCGGGACGGCTGGAAGGACTTCTACCGCGCCGCCCGCGAGAACTCCCGTTGA
- a CDS encoding SWIM zinc finger family protein: MEERWSTEHVLSLAPDPASRKAAGKLSAPAPWSEAGWGQGALWGLCKGSGSTPYRTVIELATPAYKCSCPSRKFPCKHALGLLLLWSAGPEAVTEGAEPPEWVAEWLNGRQQAVEKAAERRTAKAEALAADPAAARRRAEKRSARVAAGAQELRLRLADRVRQGLADQGSVAGGWDEVAARMVDAQAPGLASRTRELSSAPQQGLLAEYALLHLLAGAYGRVDELPEPLAATVRSRVGFTTDTAELLAGPTVRDRWQVLGARDTADERLTTRRIWLRGAKTGRPAVLLAFGRPGQAPDLALPTGRLLEAELAFHPGARPLRAVLGTRYGAPESGPAQPPAGLSPAEAMAEYGAAVADDPWLESWPTVLTGVVPVLGPEGWQLTDGRHSVPVRRGGTPESALWRLAAISAGHPVTLFGECGHAGFVPVTAWGQDGRPTGVAQ; this comes from the coding sequence ATGGAGGAACGCTGGAGCACCGAACACGTCCTGTCCCTGGCGCCCGACCCCGCGTCGCGCAAGGCGGCGGGCAAGCTGTCCGCCCCCGCACCCTGGTCGGAGGCCGGCTGGGGGCAGGGCGCGCTGTGGGGGCTGTGCAAGGGCAGCGGGAGCACGCCGTACCGGACGGTCATCGAGCTGGCCACACCCGCGTACAAGTGCAGCTGCCCCAGCCGGAAGTTCCCGTGCAAGCACGCGCTGGGCCTGCTCCTGCTGTGGAGCGCAGGCCCGGAGGCGGTGACGGAGGGGGCCGAGCCGCCCGAGTGGGTGGCCGAGTGGCTGAACGGCCGTCAGCAGGCGGTGGAGAAGGCCGCCGAGCGGCGCACGGCGAAGGCCGAGGCGCTCGCCGCCGACCCGGCCGCCGCCAGGCGGCGGGCCGAGAAGCGCTCGGCGCGGGTCGCGGCCGGTGCGCAGGAGCTACGGCTGCGGCTGGCCGACCGGGTCCGCCAAGGCCTGGCCGACCAAGGCTCGGTCGCGGGCGGCTGGGACGAGGTCGCGGCCCGGATGGTCGACGCCCAGGCGCCCGGCCTGGCCTCGCGGACAAGGGAGTTGAGCAGCGCGCCGCAGCAGGGCCTGCTGGCCGAGTACGCCCTGCTCCACCTGCTCGCGGGAGCGTACGGGCGGGTCGACGAGCTGCCCGAGCCGCTGGCCGCGACGGTCCGTTCGCGCGTCGGCTTCACCACCGACACCGCCGAGCTGCTGGCCGGCCCGACGGTACGGGACCGCTGGCAGGTGCTCGGCGCACGGGACACGGCCGACGAGCGGCTGACCACCCGCCGGATCTGGCTGCGCGGCGCCAAGACCGGCCGCCCCGCCGTGCTGCTCGCCTTCGGCAGGCCCGGCCAGGCGCCGGACCTGGCGTTGCCCACGGGCCGGCTGCTGGAGGCCGAGCTGGCCTTCCATCCGGGCGCACGCCCGCTGCGCGCCGTCCTGGGCACCCGCTACGGCGCACCGGAGTCAGGCCCGGCCCAGCCGCCCGCCGGGCTCTCCCCGGCCGAGGCGATGGCCGAGTACGGCGCGGCGGTCGCCGACGACCCGTGGCTGGAGTCCTGGCCCACGGTGCTCACCGGCGTGGTGCCCGTCCTCGGCCCGGAGGGCTGGCAGCTGACGGACGGACGGCACAGCGTCCCGGTCCGGCGCGGCGGCACCCCGGAGTCCGCCCTGTGGCGGCTGGCCGCCATCTCGGCCGGCCACCCGGTGACGCTCTTCGGCGAGTGCGGGCACGCGGGCTTCGTTCCCGTCACGGCCTGGGGCCAGGACGGTCGCCCGACGGGAGTCGCCCAGTGA